GGTGTCGCCGAAGACCAGGGCGGTGGCCTCCTCGGCGGCCTCGGTGACGGCGGCGGCGACGGCGTCGGCCAGGTCGGCGGGGGTGTGCACCATCACCTCGTCGTGCTGGAAGAACACCAGGTGCGGGCGGTCGTCGCCGGAGCGCAGCGCGGCCAGCCGGCGGCGCAGCGCCGCCAGCAGGGCCAGCGCCCAGTCCGCGCCGCTGCCCTGGATCACGAAGTTGCGGGTGAACCGGCCGCGGGCGCGGGCCGAGCGGCCGCCCGCCTCGCCGGACTCCGGGGCCTCCGTCAGGTCCAGCCAGTCCGCCGAGGGCGGCGGGCAGGCCCGGCCCAGCCGGGAGGACACCACCCCGCCGTCCTCCCCGGTGCGGGCCGCCGCCTCCACGTACCCCATCGCCGCCGGGTAGCGGCGGCGCAGCGTGTTCAGCAGCGGGCCGATGCCGCCGCCGGTCTGGCCGTACATCGCGCCCAGCAGGCCCAGCTTCGCCTTGTCCCGGTCGCCCTGGAACGCGCTCGCGGCCAGCGCCGCGTACAGGTCGCCGTCGGCGGCCGTCCGGGCCAGCCCGGCGTCCCCCGACAGGGCGGCCAGCACCCGGGGCTCCAGCTGCGCCGCGTCCGCGACCACCAGCAGCCAGCCCGGATCGGCCACCACCGCGCCGCGCAGGGTGCGCGGGATCTGCAGCGCCCCGCCGCCGCGCGAGGCCCAGCGGCCCGTCACCACGCCGCCCACCACGTACTCCGGGCGGAACCGGCCGCCGCGCGCCCAGGCCGCCTGCCAGGCCCAGCCGTGTGCGGCGTGCAGCCGGGACAGCTCCTTGTAGCGCACCATCAGGGCGGCCGCCGGGTGGTCCACCGCCTTCAGCTCCCAGGAGCGGGTCGAGGACAGCTGGACGCCCCGGTCGGCGAACGCCTTGATCACCTGGGTGTGCGAGTCCAGGTTGAACGGGCGGGCGCCCAGCGCGCGCTGCACCTCCAGGGCCAGCTCGGCGAGCTTCGGCGGCAGCGCGCCCGGGATCGCCGGGCGCGGCCCGAGCAGCTCGGTCAGCAGCCCGTCGTGCACGTCGGAGCGCCAGGGCAGCCCGTCGTGCGCCATCTCGCAGGCCAGCAGCGCCCCCGCCGACTCGGCCGCCACCAGCAGCCGGAACCGGGCGCGGGCCGCCGGGTCGGCGATCGCCGCGAGCCGCCGCAGCTGCTCCGCGTGGACCGCCACGGTGGCCTCCAACTGGTCCGTGCCCGGCGGCAGTTGCAGCCGGTCCGGGGCGAACAGGCCGTCCTCGTCGGGCAGCGCGCCCTCCGGCAGGTCGGCCGGCACCGGCAGGCCGCGCAGCCGGGCCCAGGCCGCGCCCAGCGAACGCGGCGCCCCGAACCGGCCCTCCCGGCCCAGCAGCAGCGCCTCGGTCAGCCGCAGGTCGTGGCAGCGCGCCAGCCGCTCCGGCAGGGCGGCCAGCAGCGGGCCGTACCCGGTGTCCGCCGTCGGCCACACCCAGCGCGGGGCGTGCGCGGCCTCCACCGCGGCCACCGCCTCGGCGAGCCGCGGCGCGCGCTCGGGCGGGCCCAGCGGCGCGCCGTCCTCGCCGAGCGGCCGCAGTCGGCCGCCCGGGCCGTGCGGGTCGGGCACCAGGGCGTAGCGCACGGGCGGCGGCTCCTCTCGACCAGCTGTTTCGGTGCTTCTCGGTGCTGCTCAGTGCTTCTCGGGGGCGTCCGGGGCCCGGGGGCGGGACCTGACGACGGTAGCCGGTGGGGGTGACAGCCGGCGTCGCGGCACGAGGGGGGGACGCGCGGTCGAAGGGGCGCGCGGGCCGGGGGCACCCGGTCGGAGGGGGCGCGCGGGCCCTGGGGCGGGGGTGCGGGACGGGCCGGGTGGGGCGCGCGGGGCGGGGCCGGGCGGCGGCTTGCCGTGCCAGTGTTCCGCCGACGCCCGGGGGCCCGTAATCTCGCCGACATGAGCGACAATCCCTTCTTCTCGCCCAGCACCCTGGTGTACGAGCTCCCGCCCTTCGCCGAGATCCGGGAAGAGCACTACCGCCCGGCCTTCGAGCGGGGCATGGCCGACCAGCTCGCCGAGGTCGCCGCGATCGCCGCGGACCCCGAGCCGCCGACCTTCGACAACACCGTGGTGGCGCTGGAGCGTTCGGGAGCGGTGCTGCGCCGGGTGACGGCGGTCTTCTTCAACCAGGACTCCTCCGACACCACCCCCGGCGTCCAGGCGCTCGACGCCGAGGTCAGCCCCCTGCTGGCCGCGCACGCCGACGCGATCCACCTCGACCCGGCGCTGTTCGCCCGGCTCGACGCCCTGCACCGGGCCCGGCACGGCCTCGGCCTGGACGCCGAGTCGCTGCGCCTGCTGGAGCGCCGGCACACCGCCTTCGTCCGGGCCGGCGCCCGCCTGGACGCCGACGGCCAGCGCCGGCTGCGCGAGATCAACGCCGAACTCGCCGCCGACAGCGCCGCGTTCCGCAGGAACACGCACGCGGCCTCGCTGGCCGGCGCGGTCGCGGTGGACAGCGCCGCCGCCCTCGACGGCCTGCCCGAGGCGGAGATCGCCGCCGCCGCGGAGAACGCCCGGGCGCTCGGCCGGGACGGCCGCTGGGTGCTCAGCCTGAAGAACTTCTCCCAGCAGACCGAACTCGCCCGCCTCACCGACCGCGACCT
This is a stretch of genomic DNA from Kitasatospora fiedleri. It encodes these proteins:
- a CDS encoding bifunctional 3'-5' exonuclease/DNA polymerase — its product is MRYALVPDPHGPGGRLRPLGEDGAPLGPPERAPRLAEAVAAVEAAHAPRWVWPTADTGYGPLLAALPERLARCHDLRLTEALLLGREGRFGAPRSLGAAWARLRGLPVPADLPEGALPDEDGLFAPDRLQLPPGTDQLEATVAVHAEQLRRLAAIADPAARARFRLLVAAESAGALLACEMAHDGLPWRSDVHDGLLTELLGPRPAIPGALPPKLAELALEVQRALGARPFNLDSHTQVIKAFADRGVQLSSTRSWELKAVDHPAAALMVRYKELSRLHAAHGWAWQAAWARGGRFRPEYVVGGVVTGRWASRGGGALQIPRTLRGAVVADPGWLLVVADAAQLEPRVLAALSGDAGLARTAADGDLYAALAASAFQGDRDKAKLGLLGAMYGQTGGGIGPLLNTLRRRYPAAMGYVEAAARTGEDGGVVSSRLGRACPPPSADWLDLTEAPESGEAGGRSARARGRFTRNFVIQGSGADWALALLAALRRRLAALRSGDDRPHLVFFQHDEVMVHTPADLADAVAAAVTEAAEEATALVFGDTPVRFPLSTAVVDCYGDAK